The Raphanus sativus cultivar WK10039 unplaced genomic scaffold, ASM80110v3 Scaffold1335, whole genome shotgun sequence genome includes the window CAACGTCCTCGAACTTGAGAGATTAATCAgagtttattgtttattttagaGTGGTTTCAGTTTTgcctgatgttttttttttgtgtaacagGGATTGTATATGAAGGTGAGCCAAAGGTAAGCTAGAAATGTGGAAGATGAAGTTTGAATCTGTTTTCATCTATCTGTATGTATCTTATGATTATTGATTTTTGTTATTACCATCATGATTCATTGTAGTTACAACTTTTGCTATATGCGTTAACAAGCGAACAATAAGTGATAAAGAGTTGGATTCACTCCTTGATACTTCCATCTTCCTGAATACATCATCCATTTCCTGAACCTTACTGCTTTTCCAAACGTTTCAATGTAAGTGACAACCGTcagggagaaaaaaaaaatgcagagGGTGAGTGTTGGTTTGGTTTCTTAGGACAAGAGTGGTAATAATGACGCAATGTGCAACcatctaattttataaaaaaacaagaatgtGACATGATCACATGAATAAGTTAGAAAACGCCAACTTCGAGAAACAGCGCATGCAAGAAAATGTTATTTGCATCACCTAACAAGTACATGTGCACCACCTAACTCCTTGGTGACCAAAAAGTCAAATCGTATCGTGCACGGACAGATCagaaaacaaagagaagaaagtcACTTCTACTTCAGAAACAGTCATCTTCTTGAATGTAACTTTCTGGAGTTTTCACTTCAAGAATGGAGTTTAAGGAGTTAAAGGAAGCAATAAATCAAGTAGAACTCGTTGATGCTCACGCTCACAACATTGTCTCTCTCGACTCTTCTTTTCCCTTCATCCGAACTTTCTCAGAGGCCACCGGAGACGCCTTATCCTTTGCTCACCATTCTCTCTCCTTCAAGGTACACGAACATACCTTGTTTCACATCTGTTTTATCAAAGGTATACAAGGCCACCCCTGATCTCTTTTGTCAATTGAAACAGAGGAATCTGAGGGAAGTTGCTCAACTCTATGGCACTGAAGTATCTCTAGAAGCGATTGAGAAATATCGTCAAACTTTGGGAGTGCGCTCTCTCACTACCAAATGTTTCAATGAAGCAAGAATCTCTGCTCTGCTCATTGATGATGGATTGGAGCTGGACAAGAAGCATGACATTAAATGGCACAGAAACCATGTTCAATTTGTTGGTCGAGTTCTGCGTATTGAAACTCTAGCCGAGCAAGTTCTTCACGAGGAGTGTCCTGATAACTCTTCTTGGACTTTGGATTCTTTCACTAAAGCATTTGTTCAAAGATTGAATTCATatccttttttttaatacaCTTGTAATGAATGTGGTtacttactatttttttttttttgtatttttttaccTTGACTGTGGACACGCTTGTTTCAGAGATTGTTGCTTTAAAAACAATTGCTGCTTACCGTGGCGGTTTGGATATTGATACTCATGTGAGCAAAGAAGCTGCTGAGAATGGCCTTTTTGAAGTCTTACAAGGTAAGATGAACATTTCAGGTTTGGTCTTGTAGTATGTCTATAGTCACAACCTTCCTCTTCTTTATGCAGCTGGAAAGCCTGTCCGTATTGGAAACAAAGGCTTGATTGATTACATTATTACTCGTAGTTTGGAGGTAGCTGAAGGTTGTGACTTGCCCTTGCAAATTCACACAGGGTATGCAAGTTTAGGTTAATCTTTTATCCTCTTAATGATTCTAAGCTCCGAGGTTTGTAGTAATGactattttcttctttcttttgtaaTAAGTTTTGGTGACAAGGATTTGGATTTGAGGTTATCAAATCCTCTTCACCTTAGAACCCTTCTTGAGGACAAAAGATTTGCAAAGTGTCGTGTAGTTCTTCTTCATGCATCTTATCCATTCTCAAAGGAAGCTTCATATCTGTCTTCAGTTTATCCTCAGGTGTTACTTCATGCACACTCCAGCTATTTGTAAGCTTATGCATGCAATCCCGTTTTGCTTATTCTTGATCTATCTTAGGTATACCTTGATTTCGGTTTGGCGGTTCCAAAGCTTAGTGTTCATGGTATGGTATCTTCTGTTAAGGAACTTCTTGACTTGGCTCCAACAAAGAAGGTAAAATGCACCATGTTTAACATTATCTTTGTTCTTGTTTATATGTGACATAGAAAGCTTAACCATATAAGACACTTTCCAGGTGATGTTCAGTACTGATGGCTATGCATTTCCTGAGACCTACTATTTGGGTAAGTTCAAGGTCCTACCTATTTTGTATTGTTTGCCAATCTTCTCACTTCAGTCTCTCTTAGATCAGAGTTCTATGTAGGGATGTTAAAAACAGGCTACCCATGTCCGTTTAGGCCCTGACCGTTGaacttctctgtttttttttcaggtgcaaagaaagcacgCGAGGTCATCTTCTTAGTTCTACGTGATGCTTGTGTCAGTGGTGATCTCTCACTCATGGAAGCTATTGATGCAGCTAAAGACATTTTATCACGCAATGCAATTGCGTTTTATAAGCTAGATGTAGACACAAGTTCTTCTATTCTACAAAGTAGAATAGCTCCTAAGTCACAGATGGAGGTGCCCATGCATGTTCAAGAAGATAGTAGTTCTTTTGTACGTGTTATCTGGGTTGATACTTCTGGACAGCAAAGATGCCGTGTGGGTGTCTCTTCTGAAGAAACCTATTTCCTCACTTAGCATTCTTACCCTAATAATAACCACGGAACCGTGACAAGAGTTACGTTTGTTTTACAGGTTGTTCAAGCGCAGCGTTTTAACAGAAGTGTGAAGAAGAATGGTATTGGTCTGACTCATGCATCAATGGGGATGACTTCATTTTACGATGGACCCGCAGAAGAGTCTAAATTAACTGGTGTGGGTGAGATCAGACTGGTTCCAGATCTATCAACCAAACGGACAATACCATGGTACTTGTTTTGTGTTCCTGCTCTTCGCTGCTAACTTAAGCATATTTTCTGTTTCATCTTTATTACGTACATtgataatatcataattaacaCTACTATTAGGACAATGCAAGAGAGCATGGTTTTAGCTGACATGCTCCTTAAGCCGGGTGAAGCATGGGAATATTGTCCAAGAGAAACCTTAAGAAGAGTCTCAAAAGTTCTTAAAGATGAATTTGACTTGGTAAAAATCTCCATTTTTACTCTCTGTGCGGATACTTTTATTGGCTTTTAGTAGCGTGAACTTCAAGTTTCCTTGGCTTTTTAGGTAATGAACGCTGGTTTTGAGAATGAGTTTTATCTCCTCAAGAATGTTGTGAGGTATGAAGCTATATAGGTTTCTTGAATCTTGGTTTCTTTGTTCAATCCAGTCGGTTTCATAATAATCTTACCACTTGTCGTACACAATTTTTTGAAGGGAAGGGAAAGAAGAGTATGTGCCTTTTGACGTTTGTCCTTACTGTTCTACATCCTCTTACGATGCCGCATCTCCGATTTTCCATGAAATTATACCTGCTCTTGAGTGCTTGAACATCGCAGTTGAACAGGTCACAAAAAAATTCTTCACAAACTAAGATCAGACTTGTATCAAAACTACATCCTCGTTCTTGACGTggtatatatttctttatagtTTCATGCTGAATCCGGGAAAGGTCAGTTTGAAGTATCTTTAGGTCACACCATTGCATTCCATGCTGCCGACAATTTAGTTTACACACGTGAAGTTATAAGATCGGTCGCAAGGAAACATGGGTTGCTTGCGACCTTTGTTCCAAAGTATGCCAGTCTCTTATCCCACTGAGTTATAAGCTTTGTAACCTTtagatattaattaatagaatgcatttgtatgtgtgtgtgtgtgttttatcaGGTATGATTTATGTGATATTGGTTCTGGATCACATGTTCATATAAGTCTTTGGAAAAACGGTGAAAATGTCTTCCCGGCCTCGGGTAAAACATCTGCTCATGGAATGTCTTCCATTGGAGAAGAGTTCATGGCTGGAGTTTTGTTTCACCTTCCTTCACTATTTGCAGTTCTAGCTCCACTTCCAAACAGGtaactaaaaaaatagtttttttagaGTGATGTTTGGATTGTTGCTAATTAAAGTTATATCTTTGCTATATTTTCAGCTATGACCGAATCCAACCTAATACATTCAGTGGAGCATTCCAATGCTGGGGGAAGGAGAACCGTGAGGCGGCTATAAGAACGGCTTCTCCACCAGGAGCTCCTGATGGTTTAGTTACTAACTTTGAGATAAAAGCATGTGATGGATCTACAAATCCTCACCTTAGTTTGGCCAGTGTAATGGCTGCCGGAATTGATGGTCTCCGGAGACACCTTCAACTTCCTGATCCTATAGGTAAAACTTCTAATAAtgttgttttataatattagatGTTATGAAATGCCTCTTATATTTGAATCCATCCTTCAAAATACATTTTCTTCACATGTGAGTGATGTCACCTTTCCTTTACATTTCCTTTGATGAAAAACATCAGATACAAATCCGGCTGATGTGGCTG containing:
- the LOC108852666 gene encoding protein fluG-like yields the protein MEFKELKEAINQVELVDAHAHNIVSLDSSFPFIRTFSEATGDALSFAHHSLSFKRNLREVAQLYGTEVSLEAIEKYRQTLGVRSLTTKCFNEARISALLIDDGLELDKKHDIKWHRNHVQFVGRVLRIETLAEQVLHEECPDNSSWTLDSFTKAYFFTLTVDTLVSEIVALKTIAAYRGGLDIDTHVSKEAAENGLFEVLQAGKPVRIGNKGLIDYIITRSLEVAEGCDLPLQIHTGFGDKDLDLRLSNPLHLRTLLEDKRFAKCRVVLLHASYPFSKEASYLSSVYPQVYLDFGLAVPKLSVHGMVSSVKELLDLAPTKKVMFSTDGYAFPETYYLGAKKAREVIFLVLRDACVSGDLSLMEAIDAAKDILSRNAIAFYKLDVDTSSSILQSRIAPKSQMEVPMHVQEDSSSFVRVIWVDTSGQQRCRVVQAQRFNRSVKKNGIGLTHASMGMTSFYDGPAEESKLTGVGEIRLVPDLSTKRTIPWTMQESMVLADMLLKPGEAWEYCPRETLRRVSKVLKDEFDLVMNAGFENEFYLLKNVVREGKEEYVPFDVCPYCSTSSYDAASPIFHEIIPALECLNIAVEQFHAESGKGQFEVSLGHTIAFHAADNLVYTREVIRSVARKHGLLATFVPKYDLCDIGSGSHVHISLWKNGENVFPASGKTSAHGMSSIGEEFMAGVLFHLPSLFAVLAPLPNSYDRIQPNTFSGAFQCWGKENREAAIRTASPPGAPDGLVTNFEIKACDGSTNPHLSLASVMAAGIDGLRRHLQLPDPIDTNPADVADTLKRLPETLSEAVEALEKNKVLQELLGQNLIAAITGVRKAEVQYYSKNPDACKQLIHRY